The following proteins are co-located in the Fluviicola sp. genome:
- a CDS encoding porin family protein, whose amino-acid sequence MKKILIMAAAVLTSSALFSQEAPQEKIKTISLGPAVGFGHTGIRNTAGTDIFKPAWKAGLIFNYSSRKHVGFAADVLWSQEGARVKDQGLQADVNFQYIRVPLKFAYYFGAFEDNFRPKITVGPSMGFLLHATSYVMDLEKVDVTDNYEKFDVGVNASIGFNWKVATNMWLNTDFNYYTSFLPVYGSQYNSNFGVQLGLAFGL is encoded by the coding sequence ATGAAAAAGATTTTAATAATGGCTGCAGCGGTTTTGACATCCTCAGCCCTATTTTCCCAGGAAGCTCCTCAGGAAAAAATCAAGACAATTTCATTAGGACCGGCAGTAGGCTTTGGTCACACAGGTATCCGAAACACAGCCGGAACAGACATCTTCAAACCGGCATGGAAAGCGGGTCTGATCTTCAATTACAGTTCGCGTAAACACGTAGGTTTTGCAGCAGATGTACTTTGGTCACAGGAAGGTGCCCGCGTGAAAGATCAGGGATTACAAGCAGATGTAAACTTTCAATACATCCGTGTTCCTTTGAAATTTGCCTATTATTTCGGTGCGTTTGAAGACAATTTCCGTCCGAAAATTACCGTAGGTCCATCCATGGGATTCCTGTTGCATGCAACCAGCTATGTAATGGACCTGGAAAAAGTGGATGTAACGGACAATTATGAGAAATTCGATGTCGGGGTGAACGCTTCGATCGGTTTTAACTGGAAGGTGGCAACCAATATGTGGCTAAATACCGATTTCAATTATTACACGAGTTTCCTTCCGGTTTACGGCAGCCAATACAATTCCAACTTCGGAGTGCAATTAGGACTTGCTTTCGGGTTGTAG
- a CDS encoding DUF420 domain-containing protein: METGTTRNYKPLVWILTLGINGLIIFAFFLPGKETFKTTDFSFLPLLNAILNGSTFVFLLAALFAIRQKNIKLHRNFIFAAFSCTSIFLLSYLLYHFTTPSTKFGGEGIIRYTYFFILITHIFLAVITVPLALLSIGRGLNMEIQLHKKITRWTMPIWLYVSLTGVIVYLLISPYYK; encoded by the coding sequence ATGGAAACAGGAACAACCCGCAATTACAAACCACTCGTCTGGATCTTAACCTTAGGAATAAACGGACTCATTATTTTCGCTTTTTTCCTGCCCGGCAAGGAAACCTTCAAAACAACTGATTTTTCTTTTTTACCCTTGCTGAATGCCATTCTGAACGGTTCAACTTTTGTATTTCTGCTGGCCGCTCTATTCGCCATCAGGCAAAAGAACATCAAACTTCACAGGAACTTTATTTTTGCTGCGTTTTCCTGTACCTCGATCTTTCTTTTGTCCTACCTGCTTTATCATTTCACGACTCCATCCACCAAATTCGGAGGAGAAGGAATTATCAGATACACCTACTTTTTCATTTTGATCACGCACATTTTTCTTGCTGTTATTACAGTTCCTCTAGCCCTTTTATCAATCGGAAGAGGCCTGAACATGGAAATTCAGCTGCATAAAAAAATTACACGCTGGACGATGCCCATTTGGCTGTATGTGAGTTTAACCGGTGTGATTGTATACCTGCTGATTTCCCCATATTACAAGTAA
- a CDS encoding isoaspartyl peptidase/L-asparaginase, translated as MGRIVTMGQIAIVVHGGAGPDSEFILKHIPEYEKGLSDAVEAGYSILKKGGSALDAVEAAIISLENNKYFNAGRGSAITAAGNVEMCASMMDGKEKKAGATAIINNIKNPISFAKELLKDGSLMYMGGAEATETAKDMGIKMEPDSYFITEHQWDAFEKERKKKGGQKKAYDKHTKRQHGTVGAVALDIDGNLAAGTSTGGTEYCQPGRIGDSSIIGVGTYADNKTAAVSCTGDGEFLITEVMAYNIAATVEHTGCTIQEAIDHVILVKNEDKTGDLGAIGIDSDGNIGVSFNSERMHRAWRTREDFGVKIYK; from the coding sequence ATGGGAAGAATTGTAACGATGGGTCAAATTGCGATAGTAGTGCACGGAGGTGCAGGGCCGGATTCAGAATTTATTCTCAAACACATTCCGGAATATGAAAAAGGATTGAGCGATGCTGTTGAGGCAGGCTACAGTATCCTGAAAAAAGGCGGCAGTGCTTTGGATGCCGTGGAAGCAGCTATTATTTCATTGGAAAACAATAAATACTTCAATGCCGGAAGAGGTTCTGCGATTACAGCTGCAGGAAATGTGGAAATGTGTGCGTCCATGATGGATGGAAAAGAAAAGAAAGCCGGTGCAACAGCTATTATCAACAATATCAAAAACCCGATTTCTTTTGCAAAAGAATTGCTCAAGGATGGTTCACTCATGTATATGGGAGGTGCAGAAGCCACCGAAACAGCGAAAGATATGGGAATCAAAATGGAACCGGATTCCTATTTCATTACCGAACACCAGTGGGATGCTTTCGAGAAAGAGCGGAAAAAGAAAGGAGGTCAGAAAAAAGCATACGATAAACACACCAAACGCCAGCACGGTACGGTCGGAGCGGTAGCTTTGGATATAGATGGAAACCTGGCTGCCGGAACTTCTACCGGTGGCACGGAATATTGTCAGCCGGGAAGGATCGGTGACAGTTCGATCATTGGTGTGGGCACTTATGCAGACAATAAAACAGCAGCAGTTTCCTGCACTGGAGACGGTGAATTCCTCATTACGGAAGTAATGGCCTACAACATTGCTGCAACTGTTGAACACACCGGATGCACCATCCAGGAAGCAATCGATCACGTGATTCTGGTAAAGAACGAAGACAAAACAGGAGATCTGGGCGCAATAGGTATTGATTCGGATGGAAATATTGGAGTATCGTTTAACAGCGAACGCATGCACCGGGCCTGGAGAACCCGGGAAGATTTCGGAGTGAAAATCTATAAATAA
- a CDS encoding SDR family oxidoreductase: MSTTIQQQKIVLVTGGSRGIGKSIALHAAERGLGVILTYNNNPEKGREVAEQIRASGGKAVALKLDASLLSSFDSFTEQLRAVLKSEWNRDEFDYLVNNAGIAQRTLIKDTTEEVFDQLVTVNFKGVFFLTQKLIPFITDGGQIINISSGLARFAFPGTAVYGALKAGVEGLTRYFAKEYADRKIRVNSVAPGAIDTEFGGGKGDESHRQQIASMTALGRLGEADDVGAFVASLLSDDSRYVNAQRIEVGGGIYI, from the coding sequence ATGAGCACAACCATTCAACAACAAAAAATTGTCCTGGTGACCGGCGGAAGTCGTGGTATCGGTAAAAGCATTGCACTGCACGCTGCAGAACGCGGACTCGGAGTTATTCTGACTTATAACAACAATCCGGAAAAAGGCCGGGAAGTAGCTGAACAAATCCGTGCATCAGGCGGTAAAGCTGTTGCTTTGAAATTAGACGCTTCATTATTGAGTTCATTCGATTCATTTACAGAACAATTAAGAGCCGTACTGAAAAGCGAATGGAACCGCGATGAGTTTGATTACCTGGTAAACAACGCAGGAATTGCGCAGCGAACACTGATCAAGGACACCACAGAAGAAGTATTCGACCAATTGGTCACTGTCAATTTCAAAGGAGTATTTTTTCTCACACAAAAACTCATTCCTTTTATTACGGATGGCGGGCAGATCATCAATATTTCATCCGGACTTGCCCGTTTCGCATTCCCGGGAACAGCCGTTTACGGCGCATTGAAAGCCGGAGTTGAAGGATTGACCCGTTATTTCGCAAAGGAATACGCCGACCGGAAAATCCGCGTAAACAGTGTGGCTCCCGGAGCAATTGACACCGAATTCGGCGGAGGAAAAGGAGATGAAAGTCACCGGCAGCAAATTGCAAGCATGACTGCCCTGGGACGCCTGGGCGAAGCCGATGATGTGGGCGCATTTGTAGCTTCCCTGCTTTCGGATGACAGCCGGTACGTGAATGCACAGCGCATCGAAGTCGGAGGCGGGATTTATATTTAA
- a CDS encoding mechanosensitive ion channel family protein, giving the protein MEKFLQHTFWGNTVYSWLFALGIVIVSVLGIRLFRYVVLKRLKTWSASTSATWDDLLVIGIERLIVPILYVGFLYFAISTLQLSPKADKVIHIIYMAALTFCVLRLISAVFRRLLMTVTRRRSGEESGEQSVSGLMIVLNVVIWILGIIFLIDNLGYSVTTLITGLGIGGIAVALAAQTILGDLFSYFSIFFDKPFEIGDSITIGDQSGTVEKIGIKTTRIRTLSGDQLVCSNSDLTNSRVNNFKRLETRRIVFTLRVVYNTPSEVLEEIPGLVKNIIDKQPQVEYGRGHLAALGDWSINFEFVYNVLSPDYGVYMDVQHAIYMEIIKVFKERSISFAFPTQPFLTGDAEAEGETETD; this is encoded by the coding sequence ATGGAGAAGTTTTTGCAGCATACTTTTTGGGGAAACACGGTTTATTCCTGGTTGTTTGCATTGGGAATCGTGATTGTTTCCGTTCTTGGAATCAGATTATTTCGCTACGTTGTACTCAAACGCCTGAAAACCTGGTCTGCGTCTACTTCCGCAACCTGGGATGACTTGCTGGTCATTGGAATTGAGCGATTAATCGTCCCGATTTTATACGTTGGCTTTTTATACTTTGCGATCAGTACGCTTCAATTGTCTCCCAAGGCAGACAAAGTGATTCATATTATTTATATGGCGGCACTGACTTTTTGTGTCCTTCGTCTGATAAGTGCCGTATTCCGCCGTTTGCTGATGACCGTTACCCGGCGAAGGTCCGGTGAAGAATCCGGAGAACAATCCGTTTCGGGATTAATGATCGTTCTGAATGTGGTCATATGGATCCTCGGAATTATTTTCCTGATCGATAACCTGGGATATAGTGTCACAACACTCATTACCGGTTTGGGAATCGGTGGAATTGCAGTGGCACTTGCCGCACAAACCATATTGGGAGATTTGTTCAGCTATTTTTCTATTTTCTTCGATAAACCGTTCGAGATCGGGGATTCGATTACAATCGGAGACCAGTCCGGAACGGTAGAGAAAATCGGGATTAAAACAACACGTATCCGTACATTGAGCGGAGATCAGCTGGTTTGTTCGAACAGCGATCTGACAAATTCACGGGTCAATAACTTCAAACGGCTGGAAACACGCCGGATTGTGTTCACACTACGGGTCGTTTACAATACGCCTTCGGAAGTATTGGAAGAAATTCCGGGACTGGTAAAAAACATTATCGATAAACAGCCGCAGGTAGAATATGGCCGTGGGCACCTGGCCGCTTTGGGCGACTGGAGCATCAATTTTGAATTTGTCTACAATGTGCTCAGCCCGGATTACGGCGTTTACATGGATGTGCAACACGCCATATACATGGAAATCATCAAAGTTTTCAAGGAACGCTCCATTAGCTTTGCATTCCCTACTCAACCATTTCTAACAGGTGATGCGGAAGCAGAAGGAGAAACAGAAACAGATTGA
- a CDS encoding tetratricopeptide repeat protein, with translation MKKIVRILFLIAFTNSYLSAQTETAKLWKVVNDKQEADTNRLEALRQICMRGYLYTYPDSASYYADQLYEMAGNMHSRKYQAAALNVQGASFSLRGDNTRAIAYFTRSLKIMESLKDRKGIASCLNNIGVIYNEQEKYEKAAEYYERALVINKQLGDSSSLALSYSNVGSVYRSLKNYSKSIQYHQKSIDIYQALQDDYSLGMSFHFIGTAYFDMGDLQKALEFNEKSIPYYEKSENVIGLPEVFNIMGKIYDKKGDIQQAIYYNKKALELAKKVDAPAAMRESSFSLYGDYKKLGKFKDALEMHELYLVMRNRVTNEESQQELIKQELSYEFEKQQALDKKEHEKKLAIAAEKEQQQKVIILAIGIGSLLVLIFAIVVINRLRVTRRQKEIIEHQKDLVEEKQKEILDSITYAKRLQDAILPPVSSFKEQFPESFILYKPKDIVAGDFYWMEKTGDSVLIAVADCTGHGVPGAMVSVVCSTALNRAVLEFGLTDPGKILDKTREIVLETFAKSSKDVKDGMDISLVSIHTQTLEMHWAGANNPLWYISDNIFNTITADKQPIGSSFAPQPFTSHQLQLKKGNLLYLFTDGYADQFGGEKGKKFKYTPLKELLLKNAARSMDSQEVLLESTFENWKNGIEQVDDVCIIGVRV, from the coding sequence ATGAAGAAAATCGTACGCATTCTTTTTTTGATCGCTTTCACCAACAGCTATTTGTCGGCACAAACGGAAACAGCGAAACTCTGGAAAGTGGTCAACGATAAGCAGGAAGCAGATACGAACCGGCTGGAAGCCTTGCGCCAAATCTGCATGCGCGGTTACTTGTATACTTATCCCGACAGCGCATCTTATTATGCCGATCAGCTTTACGAAATGGCGGGCAACATGCATTCCCGGAAATACCAGGCGGCCGCTTTGAACGTGCAGGGAGCATCTTTCTCTTTGCGCGGCGATAATACCCGTGCCATCGCTTACTTCACCCGGAGCCTGAAGATCATGGAAAGCCTGAAAGACCGGAAGGGAATTGCTTCCTGTCTGAACAACATCGGGGTGATCTACAACGAACAGGAAAAGTATGAAAAGGCAGCTGAGTATTACGAACGCGCTTTGGTGATCAACAAACAACTCGGCGATTCTTCTTCCCTGGCCCTTTCCTATTCGAATGTGGGAAGCGTTTACCGGTCCCTGAAAAACTATTCCAAATCGATTCAATACCATCAAAAATCGATCGATATTTACCAGGCACTCCAGGACGATTACAGCCTCGGAATGTCATTCCATTTTATCGGCACCGCTTACTTTGACATGGGCGACCTTCAAAAAGCATTGGAATTCAACGAAAAAAGCATTCCGTATTATGAAAAGTCGGAGAACGTGATCGGCCTTCCGGAAGTATTCAATATTATGGGGAAGATTTACGATAAGAAAGGAGATATCCAACAAGCGATCTATTACAATAAAAAAGCACTGGAACTGGCTAAAAAAGTAGATGCCCCGGCTGCTATGCGCGAATCCAGTTTTTCACTCTACGGAGATTATAAAAAGTTGGGGAAATTCAAAGATGCGCTGGAAATGCATGAATTGTACCTCGTTATGCGCAACCGGGTTACCAACGAAGAAAGTCAGCAGGAACTGATCAAACAGGAACTTTCCTACGAATTTGAGAAGCAGCAGGCATTGGATAAAAAAGAACACGAAAAGAAACTGGCCATCGCCGCTGAGAAAGAACAACAGCAAAAAGTGATTATTCTCGCTATCGGGATCGGATCATTGCTGGTATTGATCTTTGCAATAGTGGTGATTAATCGTTTGCGCGTTACGCGCAGGCAAAAAGAGATTATTGAACACCAGAAAGACCTGGTCGAGGAAAAGCAAAAAGAAATCCTGGATTCCATTACCTACGCCAAACGCCTGCAGGATGCCATTCTTCCCCCGGTTTCCAGTTTTAAAGAACAATTCCCCGAAAGTTTTATTCTTTATAAGCCGAAAGACATTGTAGCCGGTGATTTTTACTGGATGGAGAAAACCGGCGATTCGGTATTGATAGCAGTTGCCGATTGCACGGGCCATGGAGTTCCCGGAGCAATGGTGAGCGTGGTTTGCAGTACGGCTCTGAACCGGGCTGTTCTGGAATTCGGCCTTACCGATCCGGGGAAGATCCTGGATAAAACACGCGAGATTGTGCTGGAAACATTTGCCAAGAGTTCCAAAGATGTCAAAGATGGAATGGATATTTCGCTGGTATCGATTCATACGCAAACCCTGGAAATGCATTGGGCAGGTGCAAACAATCCGCTGTGGTATATCTCAGACAATATTTTTAATACCATCACTGCCGACAAACAACCGATCGGAAGTTCTTTTGCGCCGCAACCATTTACAAGCCATCAGCTTCAGTTAAAAAAAGGAAATTTATTGTACCTGTTCACGGATGGATATGCCGATCAGTTCGGTGGAGAAAAAGGAAAGAAATTCAAATACACACCTTTGAAAGAATTATTGCTCAAAAATGCCGCCCGTTCCATGGATTCTCAAGAAGTGCTGCTGGAATCAACTTTCGAAAACTGGAAGAACGGCATAGAGCAAGTAGACGATGTGTGTATCATCGGTGTCAGGGTGTAA
- a CDS encoding cyanophycinase: MNRQTIPKGKLLIIGGAEDKGKGEVDMAYHNPKFVEMEILKKLISSKSENPRIEVITTASNEPQKQKKRYKEAFQKIGCENVGFMNIQTKTEANDEKFVDRINKAETVLFSGGDQFKIATILGGTPVANAIKDKYFLDKNFTVAGTSAGAAVAPEVMIQSGGTYEALFESDLKTGGGLGLLEGCIIDTHFLKRGRFGRLAQAIIRNPGQMGIGLGEDTAILVKKGHEVKCLGSGMVVIIDGREITHTNINEVKDDGAIYVDNLRVHLLVRDCKFDIETYELEYPKPRS; encoded by the coding sequence ATGAATCGGCAGACTATTCCAAAAGGAAAATTATTAATCATCGGAGGTGCAGAAGATAAAGGAAAAGGAGAAGTCGACATGGCTTACCACAATCCGAAATTCGTGGAAATGGAAATTTTGAAAAAACTGATCAGCAGTAAATCCGAAAATCCGCGTATCGAAGTGATTACTACCGCATCGAATGAGCCTCAGAAACAGAAAAAAAGATACAAAGAGGCATTTCAAAAAATAGGGTGCGAAAATGTAGGGTTTATGAACATTCAGACCAAAACGGAAGCCAATGATGAAAAGTTTGTAGACCGTATAAACAAAGCAGAGACGGTATTATTCTCCGGCGGGGATCAATTTAAGATTGCGACAATATTGGGCGGAACCCCGGTTGCTAATGCGATCAAGGATAAGTATTTCCTGGATAAGAATTTTACAGTTGCAGGAACAAGTGCCGGAGCTGCAGTTGCTCCGGAGGTCATGATCCAGTCGGGTGGTACCTATGAGGCGCTTTTTGAATCGGATTTGAAAACCGGCGGAGGGCTTGGTTTGCTGGAAGGCTGTATCATAGATACCCATTTTTTAAAACGTGGCAGATTCGGAAGACTTGCCCAGGCTATCATCCGGAATCCCGGGCAGATGGGAATCGGATTAGGTGAAGACACAGCAATCCTGGTCAAAAAAGGACACGAAGTAAAATGTTTGGGATCCGGAATGGTGGTTATTATCGACGGTCGCGAGATCACACATACGAATATCAACGAGGTGAAAGATGACGGAGCTATTTATGTAGACAACCTCAGAGTTCACCTGTTGGTGAGAGACTGTAAATTCGATATTGAAACCTATGAGTTGGAATATCCGAAACCAAGAAGTTAA
- a CDS encoding YafY family protein translates to MNSTDIPRIARITAILIQLQTKSVVTSTMLAEKCGVSVRTIYRDLKTLEMAGIPIVTVDGKGYSLLEGFKIPPVMFNEDEANALITMEQLVRTNKDSSLVEAYLGAVSKVKAVLSYAAKDRADLLSNRIAVSPVIPKTNSSDSLTVIQNALTNFKVLKITYRSEKDPEQTERTIEPFAMYYTLDESWALIAFCRLRKDYRMFRLDRIQEITPQNESFSPHPITLHQYLAERRKKFQHP, encoded by the coding sequence ATGAACAGCACAGATATTCCAAGAATAGCAAGGATCACAGCAATACTCATACAGCTGCAAACAAAAAGCGTTGTTACTTCGACGATGCTTGCGGAAAAATGCGGAGTGAGCGTACGGACGATTTACCGCGATCTGAAAACGCTGGAAATGGCCGGAATTCCGATCGTAACAGTTGATGGAAAAGGATATTCCCTGCTGGAAGGATTTAAGATTCCGCCCGTGATGTTCAACGAGGACGAGGCAAACGCATTGATCACGATGGAACAATTGGTGCGAACCAACAAAGACAGTTCGCTGGTGGAAGCATATTTGGGAGCTGTGTCAAAAGTGAAGGCCGTTTTGTCTTATGCTGCAAAAGATAGAGCAGATTTGCTTTCCAATCGCATTGCGGTAAGCCCGGTGATCCCCAAAACCAATTCCAGTGATTCGCTCACGGTTATCCAAAATGCATTGACGAATTTTAAGGTATTGAAGATTACCTACCGGTCTGAAAAGGATCCGGAACAAACCGAGCGGACTATAGAACCTTTTGCCATGTATTACACCCTGGATGAAAGCTGGGCCTTGATTGCATTTTGCAGGTTGCGAAAGGATTACCGGATGTTCCGCCTGGACCGGATACAGGAAATAACTCCGCAAAACGAATCGTTTTCACCACATCCGATCACGCTTCATCAATATTTGGCCGAACGGCGAAAAAAATTCCAACACCCCTGA
- a CDS encoding helix-turn-helix transcriptional regulator, which translates to MDYTDIQSISELHDFFRYEKPVHPLISVIDLAKVDRSHRIADAKYRLNLYSIACKKIEGSFKYGRTHYDFSEGALMFTAPHQVLSPGIENKVEGWAIYIHPDFLHASNKGQKLTEYSFFGYDTNEGLHISDAEKDILENCVQHISREISLNMDSHSHNLILTNLELLLSYCSRFYDRQFLTRIKASNDLVERFDRILNDYFSGDTLIEWGIPDVKYFAEQLNLSPNYLSDLLNKYTGKSTQEHIHLKLIDKAKALLWSTTTPISSIAYDLGFEHPSHFTKLFKNKTGYSPKEYRNLN; encoded by the coding sequence ATGGATTACACAGACATTCAATCGATTTCGGAACTGCACGATTTTTTTCGGTACGAAAAACCGGTGCATCCACTGATCAGCGTCATCGACTTGGCGAAGGTGGATCGTTCACACCGGATCGCGGATGCAAAATACCGGTTGAACCTATATTCTATTGCCTGCAAGAAAATCGAAGGTTCGTTCAAATACGGGCGCACGCATTACGACTTTTCGGAAGGTGCTCTCATGTTTACTGCTCCTCACCAGGTACTTTCACCCGGAATAGAAAACAAAGTGGAAGGCTGGGCAATCTATATCCATCCGGACTTCCTTCACGCCAGTAACAAAGGCCAAAAGCTGACCGAATATTCTTTTTTCGGGTATGATACCAACGAAGGATTACACATTTCAGATGCAGAAAAGGATATCCTGGAAAATTGTGTTCAGCACATCAGCAGGGAGATCTCGCTGAATATGGACAGTCATTCCCACAACCTGATCCTGACAAACCTGGAATTGCTGTTATCCTATTGTTCGCGTTTTTATGACAGACAATTTCTAACGCGGATAAAGGCCAGCAATGATCTGGTAGAAAGGTTCGACCGTATCCTCAACGATTATTTCTCCGGGGATACTCTCATCGAATGGGGAATTCCGGATGTGAAGTACTTTGCCGAACAATTGAACCTTTCACCCAACTACTTATCCGATCTGCTGAATAAATACACCGGAAAATCCACCCAGGAGCATATTCATCTGAAACTGATCGACAAGGCGAAAGCGTTGTTATGGAGTACCACAACCCCGATCAGTTCCATTGCTTACGATTTAGGGTTCGAGCATCCTTCCCACTTTACCAAACTATTCAAAAACAAAACCGGCTATTCCCCGAAAGAATATCGCAACCTGAATTGA
- a CDS encoding YetF domain-containing protein, whose product MESIYQKFQDLIGEGNDTLDIWQILLRTAMVFVLTIVIIRLSDRRAYSLLSPFENVIVFLHGALLGRIILDPSTPFLPAVAAAALISVLHRIVAMLSIRSNFFGYLIKDEAVDLYRDGVQITRNMKRMNISENDLLEEARKHINADSLDKVKTARLERAGNISFVLKEEE is encoded by the coding sequence ATGGAAAGTATCTATCAAAAATTCCAGGATTTAATCGGCGAAGGGAATGACACTCTTGACATCTGGCAAATCCTGCTGCGCACAGCAATGGTTTTTGTTCTGACTATTGTGATTATCCGTTTGTCAGACCGGCGTGCTTACAGTTTATTGTCGCCCTTTGAGAATGTGATCGTTTTTCTGCATGGGGCGCTTCTCGGGCGTATTATCCTCGATCCTTCCACGCCTTTTCTACCGGCTGTTGCTGCCGCGGCATTGATTTCGGTCCTTCACCGGATTGTAGCGATGCTTTCCATCAGGAGTAATTTCTTCGGATACCTGATCAAGGACGAAGCTGTTGACTTGTATAGAGATGGTGTTCAAATCACGCGAAATATGAAACGTATGAACATCAGTGAGAATGATCTTCTGGAGGAGGCACGCAAGCATATTAACGCAGATTCACTGGACAAAGTAAAAACTGCCCGCCTGGAACGTGCCGGGAACATTTCATTTGTACTGAAGGAAGAGGAATAA
- a CDS encoding zinc-dependent alcohol dehydrogenase encodes MLAMDYRGPYRVRAVQKPEPEIEHPDDCIVRVTRSCICGSDLHLYHGFVPDTRVGSTFGHEFIGIVVEVGTNVQKLKVGDHVIVPFNISCGKCAFCKQELYGNCHESNPEATAVGGIFGYSHTAGGFHGGQAEYVRVPYADVGPTVIPSEMDPENAVLLTDVVPTAYQACEMGGIVSGDTVVIFGAGPIGIMAAKCAWLFGAGRVIVIDNIDYRLEFVRNYAPCEAYNFDEMKDVVEFVKRTTDWFGADVCIDAVGCEANGDGWQSLTGKVLLLQSGSATALHWAINSVKKGGIVSIVGVYGPTGNLIPIGNVVNKGITIRANQASVKRNLPKLIDHVMEGRLNPKEIITHRIPLENVSDAYRIFSDKLDNCIKTVLIPPSSNF; translated from the coding sequence ATGTTAGCAATGGATTACAGAGGCCCTTACCGGGTACGAGCAGTACAAAAACCCGAGCCCGAAATCGAACATCCGGATGATTGCATCGTCCGCGTTACAAGATCGTGTATTTGCGGATCGGATTTACACCTGTATCACGGTTTCGTACCGGATACGCGCGTCGGATCTACTTTCGGACATGAATTCATCGGAATTGTGGTGGAAGTAGGAACGAATGTACAGAAACTGAAAGTCGGGGATCACGTGATTGTTCCGTTTAACATCAGTTGCGGGAAATGTGCATTTTGCAAGCAGGAATTATACGGGAATTGCCACGAATCGAACCCGGAAGCAACGGCAGTTGGCGGGATTTTCGGGTATTCGCATACAGCAGGCGGTTTCCACGGCGGACAGGCAGAATACGTGCGTGTTCCTTATGCAGATGTGGGGCCAACGGTCATTCCGTCTGAAATGGACCCGGAAAATGCAGTTCTTTTGACCGATGTGGTTCCGACAGCTTACCAGGCCTGTGAAATGGGCGGAATTGTGAGCGGAGACACCGTTGTTATTTTCGGTGCCGGTCCCATTGGAATCATGGCGGCAAAATGTGCCTGGCTTTTCGGAGCGGGGCGTGTGATCGTGATCGACAACATAGATTACAGGCTTGAATTTGTAAGAAACTACGCTCCCTGCGAAGCCTATAATTTCGATGAAATGAAAGATGTGGTGGAGTTCGTGAAACGGACTACCGACTGGTTCGGGGCAGACGTTTGTATCGATGCGGTAGGTTGTGAGGCCAACGGGGATGGCTGGCAATCACTGACGGGAAAAGTGCTCTTGCTTCAATCCGGGTCGGCTACTGCGCTACATTGGGCGATCAATTCCGTCAAAAAAGGAGGCATTGTTTCGATAGTGGGTGTTTACGGACCAACCGGAAACCTCATTCCGATCGGGAATGTGGTGAATAAAGGAATCACGATCCGTGCCAACCAGGCTTCCGTAAAACGCAACCTCCCCAAATTGATCGATCATGTGATGGAAGGAAGGTTGAATCCGAAAGAGATTATTACGCACCGCATTCCCTTGGAAAATGTTTCGGATGCCTACCGGATTTTCTCCGATAAACTGGACAATTGTATTAAGACCGTTCTGATACCACCATCCTCAAACTTTTAA
- a CDS encoding VOC family protein, with the protein MDLASVRIITADMKRLVSFFEEITALQAVWYTEDFAELSIGQTKLAIGSTRTLSFFGEGIAVPASNKSVIIEFRVDQVDEVYERIKDLISETLVQQPTTMPWGNRSLLFRDPDGNLINFFTPQSQQAQERFQ; encoded by the coding sequence ATGGATTTAGCGTCGGTACGAATTATTACAGCAGACATGAAACGATTGGTTTCGTTTTTTGAAGAGATTACCGCTTTACAGGCAGTTTGGTATACAGAAGATTTTGCCGAATTATCAATCGGTCAAACCAAGCTGGCAATCGGGAGCACACGCACGTTGAGTTTTTTCGGAGAAGGAATTGCGGTTCCGGCAAGTAATAAAAGTGTCATCATTGAATTTCGGGTCGATCAAGTGGATGAGGTATATGAACGCATTAAAGATTTGATCAGTGAGACACTTGTACAACAGCCAACAACGATGCCATGGGGAAACCGTTCGCTCCTGTTCCGCGATCCGGACGGTAACCTGATAAACTTTTTCACTCCGCAAAGCCAGCAGGCACAGGAAAGATTCCAATAA